Proteins encoded by one window of Conger conger chromosome 1, fConCon1.1, whole genome shotgun sequence:
- the LOC133138618 gene encoding CCN family member 2-like, with product MRAMIFTNAHLLLLIVCMALAQDCSQPCSCPSEAAPCAVGSSLVLDGCGCCRVCARQAGEPCSLWEPCDHHKQLYCHYPPQSDRPPPQSDRPAPQSDRLPAVCMAREGQSCDLGGVAYRSGEEFQPSCDLRCVCLSGEIGCVPTCPGARGPPPARCPAPRRVTVPGQCCEDWACDPAPQDSPFQGAMAATSRKMYREAGLGAELESGRDNCIAQTTPWSECSASCGMGVSARVTNDNQHCQLEKQNRLCLLRPCHAHQQSAIKRGRRCVRSLRSVGPVRFSLSGCRSVRAFRLRFCGVCRDGRCCRAQSSLTRQVEFRCPEGGRFLRSVMFIRTCTCHSDLCPRDNDIFHSPHLRPLGGDYLISMSPRPDHGLPH from the exons ATGCGTGCGATGATTTTTACGAACGCCCACCTCCTTCTACTGATTGTTTGCATG GCCCTGGCTCAGGACTgctcccagccctgttcctgcccCTCTGAAGCGGCCCCCTGTGCGGTGGGCAGCAGCCTGGTTCTGGACGGGTGTGgctgctgcagggtgtgtgccaGGCAGGCGGGCgagccctgctctctctgggaGCCCTGCGACCACCACAAGCAGCTGTACTGCCACTACCCCCCCCAGAgcgaccgcccccccccccagagcgaCCGCCCCGCCCCCCAGAGTGACCGCCTCCCAGCCGTCTGCATGG CACGGGAAGGCCAGTCATGTGACCTGGGCGGAGTGGCGTACCGCAGTGGCGAGGAGTTCCAGCCCAGCTGTGACCTCCGCTGCGTCTGTCTGAGCGGAGAGATCGGCTGCGTACCCACGTGCCCCGGCGCCCGGGGCCCGCCCCCCGCCCgctgccccgccccccgccgTGTGACCGTCCCCGGCCAATGCTGCGAGGACTGGGCCTGTGACCCCGCCCCCCAGGACAGTCCGTTCCAGGGCGCCATGGCTGCTACGTCCAGAAAGA tgTACAGGGAGGCGGGACTGGGGGCGGAGCTGGAGAGTGGGCGGGATAACTGCATCGCTCAGACCACGCCCTGGAGCGAGTGCTCCGCCTCTTGTGGGATGGGCGTCTCCGCCCGCGTTACCAACGACAACCAGCACTGCCAGCTGGAGAAACAGAACCGCCTCTGCCTGCTCCGCCCCTGCCACGCCCACCAGCAGAGCGCCATCAAG agggGCAGGAGGTGCGTGCGCTCCCTCAGGTCCGTGGGTCCGGTGCGGTTCTCCCTGTCGGGGTGCCGCAGTGTCCGGGCGTTCCGGCTGCGGTTCTGTGGCGTGTGCCGGGATGGGCGGTGCTGCCGGGCCCAGAGCTCGCTGACCCGGCAGGTGGAGTTCCGCTGTCCCGAGGGCGGGCGCTTCCTCCGCAGCGTTATGTTCATCCGCACCTGCACCTGCCACAGCGACCTGTGTCCCCGTGACAACGACATCTTCCACTCTCCACACCTGCGGCCCCTGGGCGGAGACTACCTCATCAGCATGTCACCCCGCCCTGACCACGGCCTCCCGCACTGA